CTAAAAGATAAGGGATTTGGTCTTATTTACTTAGATAAACAAAGATGCAACAGAGAAATTTTTATTAAAGTCTGTTCTCCTTTAATGCAGAAATATCAAGTATCTAGTTCAGTAATAAAAATTAGATTAAAAAACTTAGGTTTATTGCAAGAAAAAGTCTAAAGGTGACAAGCTACTTTAAGAAACTAAATAGAAAACTGTTAAGCATAACTTAGAACTCATTTGCTTAGCTAAATAGAGGCTATTTCCTAGGTTTTCATTTTACATGTAAAGAATTTTGGATCAAGTAGCCTCTCCCATTATTTCACTTTAAAAACATCTTTCTTCCTTTTCGACAACCTGCAAGATTGAAAGAATTCTCTAACTTACATGGGTGCTAATTATTCGCTGTACGGGTTAGGCTGTAGGAACAGTCCCACCATCAATCACATATTCTGTACCTGTTATGGATGCGGCGCGAGGGGAGACCAGAAACGTGATGAGATCAGCCACTTCTTGCGTCCGAGCGGGGCGACCAAGCGGAATGCCACCTAAGGCGTCCATGATGATCTTCTTTCCACCCTCATAATCAGTCTCAGCTTGATCTGCGAGCCGCTCGGCAAGCTGAACAGCTGCCTCAGTCTCAACCCAACCCGGAGAGACACGCACCACGCGGATACCTTTTGGTGTAATCTCTTTTGAGAGACTTTTGCTGTAGGTGGATAACGCCGCCTTGGCTGCCGCATAAGCGGTAGTCGACTCTGGTAATGGCAGTTCGTGTTGTATGGAGGTAACATGAATGATGACACCTGAGCCTTGCGCAATCATGGAGGGAATCAACCCTCTGTCAATGCGCACAGCAGGCATTAGATTTTGATTGATTGCAGCCTCCCATTCACCGTCATTGAGAGCTAAACATCCGCCGACTGGCGCGCTCGAACCACCGAGGACGTTGACAATGACGTCAACGCCTCCGAGGCGGTCAAGAACAGCTTTCGTAACAGTTTGACATCCCTCAGCCGTCGTAAGATCTGCCGCTATGTAGATGATGTCAGAAGCTACCGTGTCAGGGATCGAACGTGCCGCTGCTACGACTATCATCCCCGCATGATGCAGTGACTCAACGACGGCCGCACCAATCCCTTTTGTGCCACCTGTCACAAGAGCCCTGCGACCCGTGAGTTCAAGGTTGAAGCTCACAGGATGACTTCAAGGGACGATATCTTATTGCCTTCGAGGGTAAAGAAATAGCGAAGGTCAACGGGGCTACCAGGAAAGTTACCTTCAACGCGACTCGTGACCATTGTTATACCATCTTTTACTTCACAAGCAAAGGGCACACATGTGTAGGTATACTTCTTTGAAGAATCTATTTTCCATTGTTTAATGGCGGCTAAACCATTGTAGGTATTGCCTTCATCTTTTACTACGGCGTTGTCGGTGAAACACTGGGCAACAGCTTCACCATCACCTTTGTCAGCGGTGAAATAGGCGTCGATGGGTTGTGGAAGATTGAGAGACTTATTCATCATTTTAGTTCCTTTCTCGTTCGTAGATGTGCCAAATGGCTGTATCTATTATACAAACGATAACTGGACTACATTATGTCAAGTTATAAATTTT
Above is a genomic segment from Sulfurospirillum halorespirans DSM 13726 containing:
- a CDS encoding SDR family oxidoreductase, giving the protein MSFNLELTGRRALVTGGTKGIGAAVVESLHHAGMIVVAAARSIPDTVASDIIYIAADLTTAEGCQTVTKAVLDRLGGVDVIVNVLGGSSAPVGGCLALNDGEWEAAINQNLMPAVRIDRGLIPSMIAQGSGVIIHVTSIQHELPLPESTTAYAAAKAALSTYSKSLSKEITPKGIRVVRVSPGWVETEAAVQLAERLADQAETDYEGGKKIIMDALGGIPLGRPARTQEVADLITFLVSPRAASITGTEYVIDGGTVPTA
- a CDS encoding nuclear transport factor 2 family protein — translated: MMNKSLNLPQPIDAYFTADKGDGEAVAQCFTDNAVVKDEGNTYNGLAAIKQWKIDSSKKYTYTCVPFACEVKDGITMVTSRVEGNFPGSPVDLRYFFTLEGNKISSLEVIL